In the Telopea speciosissima isolate NSW1024214 ecotype Mountain lineage chromosome 2, Tspe_v1, whole genome shotgun sequence genome, one interval contains:
- the LOC122652554 gene encoding cinnamoyl-CoA reductase 1-like: protein MPMDGLPGSGQTICVTGAGGYIASWLVKFLLERGYTVKGTVRNPDDPKNSHLKELEGAKERLILCKADLLDYESLRNAIDGCQGVFHTASPVTDDPEKMVEPAVNGTKYIVNAAKEAGVRRVVMTSSIGAVHMDPNRDPERVVDESCWSDLDFCKNTNNWYCYGKTVAEQAASEEAKEKGVDLVVVIPVLVLGPLLQPTINASVIHVLKYLTGSAKTYVNSVQAYVDVRNVALAHILVYESPAAAGRYLCAESVLHRGDVVEILAKLFPEYPVPTKCSDEVKPRAKPYKFSNQKLKDLGLEFIPVKQTMYETVKSLQEKGHLHIPTQANDPIRLQSS from the exons ATGCCGATGGACGGTTTACCAGGTTCAGGCCAGACTATATGCGTCACAGGTGCCGGAGGTTACATCGCTTCGTGGCTCGTCAAGTTTCTACTAGAGCGAGGCTACACCGTTAAAGGAACGGTAAGGAACCCAG ATGATCCGAAGAACTCTCATTTGAAGGAACTCGAAGGTGCCAAAGAGAGATTGATCCTCTGCAAAGCCGATCTTCTCGATTACGAAAGCCTTCGTAACGCCATCGATGGATGTCAGGGGGTCTTCCATACTGCTTCCCCTGTCACTGATGATCCA gAAAAAATGGTGGAACCGGCAGTGAATGGGACCAAGTACATAGTGAACGCGGCGAAAGAAGCCGGAGTGCGTCGAGTGGTGATGACGTCATCGATCGGGGCGGTTCACATGGACCCGAACCGAGATCCGGAGAGGGTGGTAGACGAGTCTTGCTGGAGTGACCTGGACTTCTGCAAGAACACCAATAACTGGTACTGTTACGGAAAGACGGTGGCAGAGCAGGCGGCGTCAGAGGAGGCGAAGGAGAAAGGGGTGGACCTGGTTGTGGTTATCCCGGTTCTGGTTCTTGGTCCGTTGCTCCAGCCCACCATTAACGCCAGCGTCATTCATGTACTCAAGTACCTGACTGGTTCGGCCAAGACCTACGTTAACTCGGTCCAAGCTTACGTCGACGTGAGGAACGTGGCACTGGCCCACATTCTAGTCTACGAGTCGCCAGCGGCAGCCGGGCGGTATCTCTGCGCCGAGAGTGTTCTCCACCGAGGAGATGTCGTCGAGATCCTTGCCAAGCTCTTCCCTGAGTACCCGGTCCCTACCAA GTGCTCTGATGAGGTGAAGCCAAGGGCAAAACCGTACAAGTTTTCAAACCAGAAGCTAAAGGACCTAGGGCTTGAGTTCATCCCAGTGAAGCAAACTATGTACGAAACCGTCAAGAGCCTACAGGAGAAGGGACACCTCCACATCCCTACACAGGCAAATGATCCCATTCGTCTTCAATCCTCATGA
- the LOC122652767 gene encoding bHLH transcription factor RHL1-like isoform X1: MQGISVTARINPSQIAVQELQNGQQQQQQQISNPQMHQVQGSHYDHPSQDDFLEQMLSNIPSWPELPGNPKSPWDLNPQNPNASAASSNGTATANGGNQKLFNIPIGASSNKPSEDQSGSENLHYGYDDSTLLASRLRQHQISGNSPTGKAMMLQQQLLLSRGVGGGGGMARSPTSAPGGAASLGGEHGLLPLPLTLGSADSSDSRLLVDRSRDDVVDGSFKSPTGEGPIQGLFNGFTGSLPRTAQAANQQHFHHPQNGSISTQSFGAPATGMNQAAPAAGTNGAGNGQAQPRQRVRARRGQATDPHSIAERLRRERIAERMKALQELVPNANKTDKASMLDEIIDYVKFLQLQVKVLSMSRLGGAAAVAPMVADMSSDGRGDCIQAAGGGGIGRSVNGNITAPSNDSISVTEHQVAKLMEEDMGSAMQYLQGKGLCLMPISLATAISTATCHSRNPPGGSSAHALLNAGNNNNNNNGNHPLLSSSNVDGPPSPSLSVLTVQSANMGNGSGDASVKDATSVSKP, encoded by the exons ATGCAAGGGATATCCGTAACGGCTCGCATAAACCCGTCTCAAATAGCAGTTCAAGAGCTTCAGAACGgtcaacagcagcagcaacagcagatCTCAAACCCTCAGATGCATCAGGTCCAGGGCTCCCACTATGATCATCCCTCTCAGGATGATTTCCTAGAGCAAATGCTGTCTAATATTCCCTCCTGGCCTGAGCTTCCTGGGAACCCTAAATCCCCCTGGGACCTTaacccccaaaaccctaacgCTAGCGCCGCCTCTAGCAACGGCACCGCTACCGCCAACGGTGGCAATCAGAAGCTCTTCAACATCCCAATCGGCGCTTCGAGCAACAAACCGTCGGAGGACCAGTCGGGTTCGGAAAACCTTCACTACGGCTACGACGACTCCACTCTGCTAGCGTCTCGGCTGAGGCAGCACCAGATAAGTGGGAATTCACCGACTGGGAAAGCGATGATGCTTCAACAACAGCTGCTTCTGTCTAGAGGcgtaggtggtggtggtggcatggcGAGATCGCCGACCTCAGCTCCAGGAGGCGCCGCTTCTCTCGGCGGCGAGCACGGGCTTCTCCCGCTTCCCTTAACCCTAGGCAGTGCTGATTCTTCTGATTCACGACTCCTTGTCGATCGTTCTCGCGACGATGTTGTCGACGGTTCCTTCAAATCTCCC ACCGGAGAGGGTCCAATTCAAGGTCTTTTTAACGGATTCACCGGATCTCTGCCTCGAACTGCTCAGGCGGCGAACCAACAGCATTTCCACCACCCTCAG AACGGCTCCATTTCGACCCAAAGCTTCGGTGCTCCGGCGACTGGAATGAACCAAGCTGCTCCGGCGGCAGGAACAAACGGTGCCGGAAATGGCCAGGCTCAACCGAGACAGAGAGTTAGGGCTAGGAGAGGCCAGGCAACCGATCCTCACAGTATCGCTGAAAGA TTACGGAGGGAAAGAATCGCAGAGAGAATGAAGGCTCTGCAAGAACTTGTTCCCAATGCCAACAAG ACGGACAAAGCTTCCATGCTGGATGAGATCATCGACTATGTGAAATTCCTGCAACTACAAGTCAAG GTTCTGAGCATGAGCAGATTGGGCGGTGCAGCAGCTGTTGCTCCCATGGTAGCCGATATGTCCTCAGAT GGACGTGGTGACTGTATCCAAGCCGCCGGCGGTGGTGGAATAGGACGAAGCGTTAACGGTAACATAACGGCTCCGTCAAACGACAGCATATCGGTGACGGAGCACCAGGTGGCGAAGCTGATGGAGGAAGATATGGGTTCCGCCATGCAATATCTGCAAGGGAAGGGTCTCTGCCTTATGCCAATCTCTCTCGCCACAGCCATCTCAACTGCCACTTGTCATTCCAGGAATCCTCCAGGTGGTTCCTCAGCCCATGCCCTTCTCAACGccggcaacaacaacaacaacaacaacggcAACCACCCTCTACTCTCCTCCTCAAACGTTGACGGCCCTCCGTCACCGAGTTTATCGGTGTTGACCGTTCAGTCGGCGAATATGGGTAACGGTTCCGGTGATGCGTCCGTCAAAGATGCCACGTCTGTGTCCAAGCCGTGA
- the LOC122652767 gene encoding bHLH transcription factor RHL1-like isoform X2 — MQGISVTARINPSQIAVQELQNGQQQQQQQISNPQMHQVQGSHYDHPSQDDFLEQMLSNIPSWPELPGNPKSPWDLNPQNPNASAASSNGTATANGGNQKLFNIPIGASSNKPSEDQSGSENLHYGYDDSTLLASRLRQHQISGNSPTGKAMMLQQQLLLSRGVGGGGGMARSPTSAPGGAASLGGEHGLLPLPLTLGSADSSDSRLLVDRSRDDVVDGSFKSPTGEGPIQGLFNGFTGSLPRTAQAANQQHFHHPQNGSISTQSFGAPATGMNQAAPAAGTNGAGNGQAQPRQRVRARRGQATDPHSIAERLRRERIAERMKALQELVPNANKTDKASMLDEIIDYVKFLQLQVKVLSMSRLGGAAAVAPMVADMSSDAAGGGGIGRSVNGNITAPSNDSISVTEHQVAKLMEEDMGSAMQYLQGKGLCLMPISLATAISTATCHSRNPPGGSSAHALLNAGNNNNNNNGNHPLLSSSNVDGPPSPSLSVLTVQSANMGNGSGDASVKDATSVSKP; from the exons ATGCAAGGGATATCCGTAACGGCTCGCATAAACCCGTCTCAAATAGCAGTTCAAGAGCTTCAGAACGgtcaacagcagcagcaacagcagatCTCAAACCCTCAGATGCATCAGGTCCAGGGCTCCCACTATGATCATCCCTCTCAGGATGATTTCCTAGAGCAAATGCTGTCTAATATTCCCTCCTGGCCTGAGCTTCCTGGGAACCCTAAATCCCCCTGGGACCTTaacccccaaaaccctaacgCTAGCGCCGCCTCTAGCAACGGCACCGCTACCGCCAACGGTGGCAATCAGAAGCTCTTCAACATCCCAATCGGCGCTTCGAGCAACAAACCGTCGGAGGACCAGTCGGGTTCGGAAAACCTTCACTACGGCTACGACGACTCCACTCTGCTAGCGTCTCGGCTGAGGCAGCACCAGATAAGTGGGAATTCACCGACTGGGAAAGCGATGATGCTTCAACAACAGCTGCTTCTGTCTAGAGGcgtaggtggtggtggtggcatggcGAGATCGCCGACCTCAGCTCCAGGAGGCGCCGCTTCTCTCGGCGGCGAGCACGGGCTTCTCCCGCTTCCCTTAACCCTAGGCAGTGCTGATTCTTCTGATTCACGACTCCTTGTCGATCGTTCTCGCGACGATGTTGTCGACGGTTCCTTCAAATCTCCC ACCGGAGAGGGTCCAATTCAAGGTCTTTTTAACGGATTCACCGGATCTCTGCCTCGAACTGCTCAGGCGGCGAACCAACAGCATTTCCACCACCCTCAG AACGGCTCCATTTCGACCCAAAGCTTCGGTGCTCCGGCGACTGGAATGAACCAAGCTGCTCCGGCGGCAGGAACAAACGGTGCCGGAAATGGCCAGGCTCAACCGAGACAGAGAGTTAGGGCTAGGAGAGGCCAGGCAACCGATCCTCACAGTATCGCTGAAAGA TTACGGAGGGAAAGAATCGCAGAGAGAATGAAGGCTCTGCAAGAACTTGTTCCCAATGCCAACAAG ACGGACAAAGCTTCCATGCTGGATGAGATCATCGACTATGTGAAATTCCTGCAACTACAAGTCAAG GTTCTGAGCATGAGCAGATTGGGCGGTGCAGCAGCTGTTGCTCCCATGGTAGCCGATATGTCCTCAGAT GCCGCCGGCGGTGGTGGAATAGGACGAAGCGTTAACGGTAACATAACGGCTCCGTCAAACGACAGCATATCGGTGACGGAGCACCAGGTGGCGAAGCTGATGGAGGAAGATATGGGTTCCGCCATGCAATATCTGCAAGGGAAGGGTCTCTGCCTTATGCCAATCTCTCTCGCCACAGCCATCTCAACTGCCACTTGTCATTCCAGGAATCCTCCAGGTGGTTCCTCAGCCCATGCCCTTCTCAACGccggcaacaacaacaacaacaacaacggcAACCACCCTCTACTCTCCTCCTCAAACGTTGACGGCCCTCCGTCACCGAGTTTATCGGTGTTGACCGTTCAGTCGGCGAATATGGGTAACGGTTCCGGTGATGCGTCCGTCAAAGATGCCACGTCTGTGTCCAAGCCGTGA